From Drosophila suzukii chromosome 2R, CBGP_Dsuzu_IsoJpt1.0, whole genome shotgun sequence, a single genomic window includes:
- the PIP5K59B gene encoding phosphatidylinositol 4-phosphate 5-kinase type-1 alpha isoform X5, with protein MASGDGDTINTIDMDSSSASQAKLAEPSNASNDHVGNSSPDLGNRPNRGASKADKERKIGHRRVGEGGEITYKKIQTSQIMGSIQLGIQHTVGSLASKPKRDLLMMDFWEIESITFPPEGSSLTPAHHYSEFRYKIYAPIAFRYFRDLFGIQPDDFMMSMCTSPLRELSNPGASGSIFYLTTDDEFIIKTVQHKEGEFLQKLLPGYYMNLNQNPRTLLPKFFGLYCLQTSNAKNIRLVVMNNLLPSSVRMHLKYDLKGSTFKRKANKAERAKKSPTYKDLDFMEQHPNGIFLEAETYSALIKTIQRDCTVLESFKIMDYSLLLGVHNLDVAIKEKQSELRKPQRAPLAEDSDVDVDDPLDALDGDGKDRDAATGISRNNAAYRSVNRQRLVAHSTAMESIQAESEPIDDEEDVPPGGIPARSEKGERLLLYIGIIDILQSYRLKKKLEHTFKSIIHDGETVSVCRPSFYAQRFQNFMAKTVFRKIPSRKWTGRGSRAKYSYSLKHSPSKRKSLSKAIQRSIDSDNEVATRPVHASHSHSSGKIHQPAKPPTTEPTPAGAAGGAGGGATALGPASGSGTSERAPPPVKQRTPAASNLKTRVPPPVPPRGSPRRKDAQDRTTPGTTPSCSSTPPPAFDDISEDSSNKNSTSSIGRRSHHHHHHHQQSQQHQQSYYLDRKMNIGPAYRGSYKEDIVSVSEVHLDTLLAVDTSSSSQYGSRGGLAWTPPASGEGSTPTWTEGTPSFTDSSSSGDLDNFSPINSSKIDRHKPTVEDAINSLSAGMIN; from the exons ATGGCCTCCGGCGATGGCGACACCATCAACACCATCGACATGGACAGCTCCTCGGCGTCGCAGGCCAAGCTGGCTGAGCCCAGTAATG CCTCCAACGACCATGTGGGAAACTCATCGCCCGAC CTGGGCAACCGACCGAATCGCGGGGCCAGCAAGGCGGACAAGGAGCGCAAGATTGGCCACAGACGCGTCGGCGAGGGCGGCGAGATTACGTACAAGAAGATCCAGACGTCGCAGATCATGGGCTCCATCCAACTGGGAATCCAGCACACT GTCGGCAGTCTAGCCTCGAAGCCCAAGCGTGATCTACTTATGATGGACTTCTGGGAAATCGAGAGCATCACCTTTCCGCCAGAGGGTTCTAGCCTTACACCTGCCCACCACTACAGCGAGTTCAGATACAAGATCTACGCGCCCATTGCTTTCCGTTACTTTCGGGATTTGTTTGGCATCCAGCCAGATGATTTTATG ATGTCCATGTGCACGTCCCCGCTGCGGGAACTGTCCAATCCTGGTGCTTCCGGCTCTATATTCTACCTGACAACCGACGACGAGTTCATCATCAAGACGGTGCAACACAAAGAGGGCGAATTCTTACAGAAACTACTGCCTGG CTACTATATGAATCTAAATCAAAATCCGCGCACGCTATTGCCAAAGTTCTTCGGATTGTACTGCCTGCAGACGAGCAATGCCAAAAATATTCGCCTGGTGGTCATGAACAACCTGCTGCCCTCGTCCGTAAGGATGCACTTGAAGTACGATCTTAAGGGCTCGACCTTTAAGCGCAAGGCCAACAAGGCAGAGCGTGCCAAGAAGTCACCCACGTATAAGGACCTCGACTTCATGGAACAGCATCCGAATGGTATATTCCTGGAGGCCGAGACCTACTCCGCACTGATCAAGACCATTCAGCGCGACTGTACGGTGCTAGAGTCCTTTAAGATCATGGACTACTCCCTGCTCCTCGGTGTTCACAACCTGGACGTGGCTATAAAAGAAAAGCAGAGTGAGCTAAGGAAACCCCAGAGAGCTCCACTGGCCGAAGACTCCGACGTGGATGTGGACGATCCGCTGGACGCCCTTGATGGCGATGGCAAGGATCGGGATGCGGCCACGGGCATCAGTAGGAATAA TGCGGCATACAGGTCGGTGAATCGGCAGCGACTGGTGGCCCATTCCACGGCCATGGAGAGCATTCAGGCGGAGAGCGAACCCATCGACGACGAGGAGGATGTGCC GCCTGGTGGAATTCCAGCGAGGAGTGAGAAAGGCGAACGTCTGTTGCTTTATATCGGTATTATCGATATTCTGCAGTCCTACAGGCTGAAAAAGAAACTGGAGCACACATTCAAAAGCATCATACACGATGGG GAAACCGTATCGGTGTGCCGGCCCTCGTTCTATGCTCAAAGATTCCAAAACTTCATGGCCAAGACCGTGTTCCGCAAGATACCCTCCCGTAAGTGGACCGGTCGTGGAAGTCGGGCTAAGTACTCGTACT CGCTCAAGCATTCGCCTTCGAAGAGAAAAAGCCTTTCCAAGGCCATACAGCGCTCCATCGACAGCGACAACGAGGTGGCCACGAGGC CGGTTCACGCTTCGCACTCTCACAGTAGTGGCAAGATTCACCAGCCTGCCAAGCCGCCCACCACCGAGCCCACGCCAGCGGGAGCGGCAGGAGGAGCCGGCGGAGGAGCAACTGCCCTCGGCCCAGCCAGTGGCAGTGGCACCAGCGAGCGGGCACCTCCGCCCGTCAAGCAGCGTACTCCGGCGGCCAGTAATCTGAAGACACGCGTGCCTCCGCCAGTGCCACCGCGTGGCTCACCGCGGCGCAAGGATGCCCAGGATCGGACGACACCAG GCACAACGCCCTCATGCAGCTCGACTCCTCCCCCCGCCTTTGACGACATCTCCGAGGACAGCTCGAACAAGAACAGCACCTCGTCGATAGGGCGCCGGTCGCATCATCATCACCACCATCACCAGCAGTcgcagcagcaccagcagtcCTACTACCTGGATCGCAAGATGAACATCGGACCCGCCTATCGAGGCTCCTACAAGGAGGACATCGTGAG cGTCTCTGAAGTCCATCTGGATACACTGCTGGCGGTGGACACGTCATCGAGCAGCCAGTACGGGTCCCGCGGCGGATTGGCCTGGACGCCGCCCGCTTCAGGTGAGGGCTCCACTCCCACATGGACAGAGGGCACACCCAGTTTTACGGACTCCAGTTCGAGTGGTGATCTCG ACAACTTCTCGCCCATAAACTCATCTAAAATCGATCGACACAAGCCGACGGTGGAAGATGCCATCAACTCTCTGTCCGCGGGAATG ATCAACTAA
- the PIP5K59B gene encoding phosphatidylinositol 4-phosphate 5-kinase type-1 sktl isoform X1 has translation MASGDGDTINTIDMDSSSASQAKLAEPSNASNDHVGNSSPDLGNRPNRGASKADKERKIGHRRVGEGGEITYKKIQTSQIMGSIQLGIQHTVGSLASKPKRDLLMMDFWEIESITFPPEGSSLTPAHHYSEFRYKIYAPIAFRYFRDLFGIQPDDFMMSMCTSPLRELSNPGASGSIFYLTTDDEFIIKTVQHKEGEFLQKLLPGYYMNLNQNPRTLLPKFFGLYCLQTSNAKNIRLVVMNNLLPSSVRMHLKYDLKGSTFKRKANKAERAKKSPTYKDLDFMEQHPNGIFLEAETYSALIKTIQRDCTVLESFKIMDYSLLLGVHNLDVAIKEKQSELRKPQRAPLAEDSDVDVDDPLDALDGDGKDRDAATGISRNKSVNRQRLVAHSTAMESIQAESEPIDDEEDVPPGGIPARSEKGERLLLYIGIIDILQSYRLKKKLEHTFKSIIHDGETVSVCRPSFYAQRFQNFMAKTVFRKIPSLDLPEIKGNHRKFRTLVTSYIALKHSPSKRKSLSKAIQRSIDSDNEVATRPVHASHSHSSGKIHQPAKPPTTEPTPAGAAGGAGGGATALGPASGSGTSERAPPPVKQRTPAASNLKTRVPPPVPPRGSPRRKDAQDRTTPGTEPHTTNPNPAPAHTHTLQVPATESMPRFGDRRSPSNVQDWLELHDLFDAPNSAPRAPPTPSAPLPEPTVALLRRSSLRRRDSIHSVYSTARSESSFRHQQPRLLNHVDIFQRQNSFVARSERSSVGSIVRNFPPIRAESYRSGRSRSSGSIPSQRSPRRANQVKLERQQRRKRYFHYVDLALGGEDCENQEEDNLLQSVSAFLEVKRELESDRRPKRPLPKLTDPLPVVEPPEKSPSQPPRRGKRRAPKAAPSTIPESEGTQGSTGRGQGRE, from the exons ATGGCCTCCGGCGATGGCGACACCATCAACACCATCGACATGGACAGCTCCTCGGCGTCGCAGGCCAAGCTGGCTGAGCCCAGTAATG CCTCCAACGACCATGTGGGAAACTCATCGCCCGAC CTGGGCAACCGACCGAATCGCGGGGCCAGCAAGGCGGACAAGGAGCGCAAGATTGGCCACAGACGCGTCGGCGAGGGCGGCGAGATTACGTACAAGAAGATCCAGACGTCGCAGATCATGGGCTCCATCCAACTGGGAATCCAGCACACT GTCGGCAGTCTAGCCTCGAAGCCCAAGCGTGATCTACTTATGATGGACTTCTGGGAAATCGAGAGCATCACCTTTCCGCCAGAGGGTTCTAGCCTTACACCTGCCCACCACTACAGCGAGTTCAGATACAAGATCTACGCGCCCATTGCTTTCCGTTACTTTCGGGATTTGTTTGGCATCCAGCCAGATGATTTTATG ATGTCCATGTGCACGTCCCCGCTGCGGGAACTGTCCAATCCTGGTGCTTCCGGCTCTATATTCTACCTGACAACCGACGACGAGTTCATCATCAAGACGGTGCAACACAAAGAGGGCGAATTCTTACAGAAACTACTGCCTGG CTACTATATGAATCTAAATCAAAATCCGCGCACGCTATTGCCAAAGTTCTTCGGATTGTACTGCCTGCAGACGAGCAATGCCAAAAATATTCGCCTGGTGGTCATGAACAACCTGCTGCCCTCGTCCGTAAGGATGCACTTGAAGTACGATCTTAAGGGCTCGACCTTTAAGCGCAAGGCCAACAAGGCAGAGCGTGCCAAGAAGTCACCCACGTATAAGGACCTCGACTTCATGGAACAGCATCCGAATGGTATATTCCTGGAGGCCGAGACCTACTCCGCACTGATCAAGACCATTCAGCGCGACTGTACGGTGCTAGAGTCCTTTAAGATCATGGACTACTCCCTGCTCCTCGGTGTTCACAACCTGGACGTGGCTATAAAAGAAAAGCAGAGTGAGCTAAGGAAACCCCAGAGAGCTCCACTGGCCGAAGACTCCGACGTGGATGTGGACGATCCGCTGGACGCCCTTGATGGCGATGGCAAGGATCGGGATGCGGCCACGGGCATCAGTAGGAATAA GTCGGTGAATCGGCAGCGACTGGTGGCCCATTCCACGGCCATGGAGAGCATTCAGGCGGAGAGCGAACCCATCGACGACGAGGAGGATGTGCC GCCTGGTGGAATTCCAGCGAGGAGTGAGAAAGGCGAACGTCTGTTGCTTTATATCGGTATTATCGATATTCTGCAGTCCTACAGGCTGAAAAAGAAACTGGAGCACACATTCAAAAGCATCATACACGATGGG GAAACCGTATCGGTGTGCCGGCCCTCGTTCTATGCTCAAAGATTCCAAAACTTCATGGCCAAGACCGTGTTCCGCAAGATACCCTCCC TGGATCTCCCAGAGATCAAAGGGAATCACAGAAAATTTCGTACCTTGGTAACCAGCTATATAG CGCTCAAGCATTCGCCTTCGAAGAGAAAAAGCCTTTCCAAGGCCATACAGCGCTCCATCGACAGCGACAACGAGGTGGCCACGAGGC CGGTTCACGCTTCGCACTCTCACAGTAGTGGCAAGATTCACCAGCCTGCCAAGCCGCCCACCACCGAGCCCACGCCAGCGGGAGCGGCAGGAGGAGCCGGCGGAGGAGCAACTGCCCTCGGCCCAGCCAGTGGCAGTGGCACCAGCGAGCGGGCACCTCCGCCCGTCAAGCAGCGTACTCCGGCGGCCAGTAATCTGAAGACACGCGTGCCTCCGCCAGTGCCACCGCGTGGCTCACCGCGGCGCAAGGATGCCCAGGATCGGACGACACCAGGTACAGAACCGCACACCACTAATCCCAACCCGGCACCAGCACACACCCACACCCTCCAGGTGCCAGCCACCGAGAGCATGCCGCGATTCGGGGATCGTCGTTCGCCCAGCAATGTCCAGGATTGGCTGGAGCTGCACGACCTCTTCGATGCTCCCAACAGTGCTCCACGTGCTCCACCTACTCCATCTGCTCCTTTGCCAGAGCCCACGGTGGCTTTACTGAGGAGATCCTCGCTGCGGCGCCGGGATTCGATTCACTCCGTCTACTCAACGGCTCGGTCGGAGAGCAGTTTCCGGCACCAGCAGCCTCGACTGCTCAACCATGTGGACATCTTCCAGCGCCAAAACAGCTTTGTGGCGCGCAGCGAACGTTCATCGGTGGGCTCCATCGTTCGGAACTTTCCACCCATAAGAGCGGAGAGCTATCGATCCGGACGATCCCGATCCTCGGGCAGTATTCCCAGCCAGCGTTCGCCCAGGCGAGCGAATCAGGTGAAGCTGGAGCGGCAACAGAGGCGGAAGCGCTACTTTCACTACGTGGATTTGGCGCTCGGTGGCGAGGATTGTGAAAACCAGGAGGAGGATAATCTCCTCCAGTCGGTCAGTGCGTTTCTGGAGGTAAAGCGGGAGCTGGAGTCGGACCGTCGCCCTAAAAGGCCCCTGCCCAAGCTCACAGATCCACTTCCTGTCGTGGAACCGCCAGAGAAATCTCCCTCACAGCCGCCTAGGCGGGGAAAGAGACGGGCGCCCAAGGCAGCGCCCTCTACAATACCAGAGAGCGAAGGCACTCAGGGATCGACGGGACGCGGACAGGGACGGGAGTAG
- the PIP5K59B gene encoding phosphatidylinositol 4-phosphate 5-kinase type-1 alpha isoform X10 — MASGDGDTINTIDMDSSSASQAKLAEPSNASNDHVGNSSPDLGNRPNRGASKADKERKIGHRRVGEGGEITYKKIQTSQIMGSIQLGIQHTVGSLASKPKRDLLMMDFWEIESITFPPEGSSLTPAHHYSEFRYKIYAPIAFRYFRDLFGIQPDDFMMSMCTSPLRELSNPGASGSIFYLTTDDEFIIKTVQHKEGEFLQKLLPGYYMNLNQNPRTLLPKFFGLYCLQTSNAKNIRLVVMNNLLPSSVRMHLKYDLKGSTFKRKANKAERAKKSPTYKDLDFMEQHPNGIFLEAETYSALIKTIQRDCTVLESFKIMDYSLLLGVHNLDVAIKEKQSELRKPQRAPLAEDSDVDVDDPLDALDGDGKDRDAATGISRNNAAYRSVNRQRLVAHSTAMESIQAESEPIDDEEDVPPGGIPARSEKGERLLLYIGIIDILQSYRLKKKLEHTFKSIIHDGETVSVCRPSFYAQRFQNFMAKTVFRKIPSLDLPEIKGNHRKFRTLVTSYIACLSISPLKHSPSKRKSLSKAIQRSIDSDNEVATRRTTPSCSSTPPPAFDDISEDSSNKNSTSSIGRRSHHHHHHHQQSQQHQQSYYLDRKMNIGPAYRGSYKEDIVSVSEVHLDTLLAVDTSSSSQYGSRGGLAWTPPASGEGSTPTWTEGTPSFTDSSSSGDLDNFSPINSSKIDRHKPTVEDAINSLSAGMIN; from the exons ATGGCCTCCGGCGATGGCGACACCATCAACACCATCGACATGGACAGCTCCTCGGCGTCGCAGGCCAAGCTGGCTGAGCCCAGTAATG CCTCCAACGACCATGTGGGAAACTCATCGCCCGAC CTGGGCAACCGACCGAATCGCGGGGCCAGCAAGGCGGACAAGGAGCGCAAGATTGGCCACAGACGCGTCGGCGAGGGCGGCGAGATTACGTACAAGAAGATCCAGACGTCGCAGATCATGGGCTCCATCCAACTGGGAATCCAGCACACT GTCGGCAGTCTAGCCTCGAAGCCCAAGCGTGATCTACTTATGATGGACTTCTGGGAAATCGAGAGCATCACCTTTCCGCCAGAGGGTTCTAGCCTTACACCTGCCCACCACTACAGCGAGTTCAGATACAAGATCTACGCGCCCATTGCTTTCCGTTACTTTCGGGATTTGTTTGGCATCCAGCCAGATGATTTTATG ATGTCCATGTGCACGTCCCCGCTGCGGGAACTGTCCAATCCTGGTGCTTCCGGCTCTATATTCTACCTGACAACCGACGACGAGTTCATCATCAAGACGGTGCAACACAAAGAGGGCGAATTCTTACAGAAACTACTGCCTGG CTACTATATGAATCTAAATCAAAATCCGCGCACGCTATTGCCAAAGTTCTTCGGATTGTACTGCCTGCAGACGAGCAATGCCAAAAATATTCGCCTGGTGGTCATGAACAACCTGCTGCCCTCGTCCGTAAGGATGCACTTGAAGTACGATCTTAAGGGCTCGACCTTTAAGCGCAAGGCCAACAAGGCAGAGCGTGCCAAGAAGTCACCCACGTATAAGGACCTCGACTTCATGGAACAGCATCCGAATGGTATATTCCTGGAGGCCGAGACCTACTCCGCACTGATCAAGACCATTCAGCGCGACTGTACGGTGCTAGAGTCCTTTAAGATCATGGACTACTCCCTGCTCCTCGGTGTTCACAACCTGGACGTGGCTATAAAAGAAAAGCAGAGTGAGCTAAGGAAACCCCAGAGAGCTCCACTGGCCGAAGACTCCGACGTGGATGTGGACGATCCGCTGGACGCCCTTGATGGCGATGGCAAGGATCGGGATGCGGCCACGGGCATCAGTAGGAATAA TGCGGCATACAGGTCGGTGAATCGGCAGCGACTGGTGGCCCATTCCACGGCCATGGAGAGCATTCAGGCGGAGAGCGAACCCATCGACGACGAGGAGGATGTGCC GCCTGGTGGAATTCCAGCGAGGAGTGAGAAAGGCGAACGTCTGTTGCTTTATATCGGTATTATCGATATTCTGCAGTCCTACAGGCTGAAAAAGAAACTGGAGCACACATTCAAAAGCATCATACACGATGGG GAAACCGTATCGGTGTGCCGGCCCTCGTTCTATGCTCAAAGATTCCAAAACTTCATGGCCAAGACCGTGTTCCGCAAGATACCCTCCC TGGATCTCCCAGAGATCAAAGGGAATCACAGAAAATTTCGTACCTTGGTAACCAGCTATATAG CATGTCTCTCAATCTCAC CGCTCAAGCATTCGCCTTCGAAGAGAAAAAGCCTTTCCAAGGCCATACAGCGCTCCATCGACAGCGACAACGAGGTGGCCACGAGGC GCACAACGCCCTCATGCAGCTCGACTCCTCCCCCCGCCTTTGACGACATCTCCGAGGACAGCTCGAACAAGAACAGCACCTCGTCGATAGGGCGCCGGTCGCATCATCATCACCACCATCACCAGCAGTcgcagcagcaccagcagtcCTACTACCTGGATCGCAAGATGAACATCGGACCCGCCTATCGAGGCTCCTACAAGGAGGACATCGTGAG cGTCTCTGAAGTCCATCTGGATACACTGCTGGCGGTGGACACGTCATCGAGCAGCCAGTACGGGTCCCGCGGCGGATTGGCCTGGACGCCGCCCGCTTCAGGTGAGGGCTCCACTCCCACATGGACAGAGGGCACACCCAGTTTTACGGACTCCAGTTCGAGTGGTGATCTCG ACAACTTCTCGCCCATAAACTCATCTAAAATCGATCGACACAAGCCGACGGTGGAAGATGCCATCAACTCTCTGTCCGCGGGAATG ATCAACTAA
- the PIP5K59B gene encoding phosphatidylinositol 4-phosphate 5-kinase type-1 alpha isoform X7, which produces MASGDGDTINTIDMDSSSASQAKLAEPSNASNDHVGNSSPDLGNRPNRGASKADKERKIGHRRVGEGGEITYKKIQTSQIMGSIQLGIQHTVGSLASKPKRDLLMMDFWEIESITFPPEGSSLTPAHHYSEFRYKIYAPIAFRYFRDLFGIQPDDFMMSMCTSPLRELSNPGASGSIFYLTTDDEFIIKTVQHKEGEFLQKLLPGYYMNLNQNPRTLLPKFFGLYCLQTSNAKNIRLVVMNNLLPSSVRMHLKYDLKGSTFKRKANKAERAKKSPTYKDLDFMEQHPNGIFLEAETYSALIKTIQRDCTVLESFKIMDYSLLLGVHNLDVAIKEKQSELRKPQRAPLAEDSDVDVDDPLDALDGDGKDRDAATGISRNNAAYRSVNRQRLVAHSTAMESIQAESEPIDDEEDVPPGGIPARSEKGERLLLYIGIIDILQSYRLKKKLEHTFKSIIHDGETVSVCRPSFYAQRFQNFMAKTVFRKIPSLDLPEIKGNHRKFRTLVTSYIACLSISPLKHSPSKRKSLSKAIQRSIDSDNEVATRPVHASHSHSSGKIHQPAKPPTTEPTPAGAAGGAGGGATALGPASGSGTSERAPPPVKQRTPAASNLKTRVPPPVPPRGSPRRKDAQDRTTPGTTPSCSSTPPPAFDDISEDSSNKNSTSSIGRRSHHHHHHHQQSQQHQQSYYLDRKMNIGPAYRGSYKEDIVSVSEVHLDTLLAVDTSSSSQYGSRGGLAWTPPASGEGSTPTWTEGTPSFTDSSSSGDLDQLT; this is translated from the exons ATGGCCTCCGGCGATGGCGACACCATCAACACCATCGACATGGACAGCTCCTCGGCGTCGCAGGCCAAGCTGGCTGAGCCCAGTAATG CCTCCAACGACCATGTGGGAAACTCATCGCCCGAC CTGGGCAACCGACCGAATCGCGGGGCCAGCAAGGCGGACAAGGAGCGCAAGATTGGCCACAGACGCGTCGGCGAGGGCGGCGAGATTACGTACAAGAAGATCCAGACGTCGCAGATCATGGGCTCCATCCAACTGGGAATCCAGCACACT GTCGGCAGTCTAGCCTCGAAGCCCAAGCGTGATCTACTTATGATGGACTTCTGGGAAATCGAGAGCATCACCTTTCCGCCAGAGGGTTCTAGCCTTACACCTGCCCACCACTACAGCGAGTTCAGATACAAGATCTACGCGCCCATTGCTTTCCGTTACTTTCGGGATTTGTTTGGCATCCAGCCAGATGATTTTATG ATGTCCATGTGCACGTCCCCGCTGCGGGAACTGTCCAATCCTGGTGCTTCCGGCTCTATATTCTACCTGACAACCGACGACGAGTTCATCATCAAGACGGTGCAACACAAAGAGGGCGAATTCTTACAGAAACTACTGCCTGG CTACTATATGAATCTAAATCAAAATCCGCGCACGCTATTGCCAAAGTTCTTCGGATTGTACTGCCTGCAGACGAGCAATGCCAAAAATATTCGCCTGGTGGTCATGAACAACCTGCTGCCCTCGTCCGTAAGGATGCACTTGAAGTACGATCTTAAGGGCTCGACCTTTAAGCGCAAGGCCAACAAGGCAGAGCGTGCCAAGAAGTCACCCACGTATAAGGACCTCGACTTCATGGAACAGCATCCGAATGGTATATTCCTGGAGGCCGAGACCTACTCCGCACTGATCAAGACCATTCAGCGCGACTGTACGGTGCTAGAGTCCTTTAAGATCATGGACTACTCCCTGCTCCTCGGTGTTCACAACCTGGACGTGGCTATAAAAGAAAAGCAGAGTGAGCTAAGGAAACCCCAGAGAGCTCCACTGGCCGAAGACTCCGACGTGGATGTGGACGATCCGCTGGACGCCCTTGATGGCGATGGCAAGGATCGGGATGCGGCCACGGGCATCAGTAGGAATAA TGCGGCATACAGGTCGGTGAATCGGCAGCGACTGGTGGCCCATTCCACGGCCATGGAGAGCATTCAGGCGGAGAGCGAACCCATCGACGACGAGGAGGATGTGCC GCCTGGTGGAATTCCAGCGAGGAGTGAGAAAGGCGAACGTCTGTTGCTTTATATCGGTATTATCGATATTCTGCAGTCCTACAGGCTGAAAAAGAAACTGGAGCACACATTCAAAAGCATCATACACGATGGG GAAACCGTATCGGTGTGCCGGCCCTCGTTCTATGCTCAAAGATTCCAAAACTTCATGGCCAAGACCGTGTTCCGCAAGATACCCTCCC TGGATCTCCCAGAGATCAAAGGGAATCACAGAAAATTTCGTACCTTGGTAACCAGCTATATAG CATGTCTCTCAATCTCAC CGCTCAAGCATTCGCCTTCGAAGAGAAAAAGCCTTTCCAAGGCCATACAGCGCTCCATCGACAGCGACAACGAGGTGGCCACGAGGC CGGTTCACGCTTCGCACTCTCACAGTAGTGGCAAGATTCACCAGCCTGCCAAGCCGCCCACCACCGAGCCCACGCCAGCGGGAGCGGCAGGAGGAGCCGGCGGAGGAGCAACTGCCCTCGGCCCAGCCAGTGGCAGTGGCACCAGCGAGCGGGCACCTCCGCCCGTCAAGCAGCGTACTCCGGCGGCCAGTAATCTGAAGACACGCGTGCCTCCGCCAGTGCCACCGCGTGGCTCACCGCGGCGCAAGGATGCCCAGGATCGGACGACACCAG GCACAACGCCCTCATGCAGCTCGACTCCTCCCCCCGCCTTTGACGACATCTCCGAGGACAGCTCGAACAAGAACAGCACCTCGTCGATAGGGCGCCGGTCGCATCATCATCACCACCATCACCAGCAGTcgcagcagcaccagcagtcCTACTACCTGGATCGCAAGATGAACATCGGACCCGCCTATCGAGGCTCCTACAAGGAGGACATCGTGAG cGTCTCTGAAGTCCATCTGGATACACTGCTGGCGGTGGACACGTCATCGAGCAGCCAGTACGGGTCCCGCGGCGGATTGGCCTGGACGCCGCCCGCTTCAGGTGAGGGCTCCACTCCCACATGGACAGAGGGCACACCCAGTTTTACGGACTCCAGTTCGAGTGGTGATCTCG ATCAACTAACATAG